One genomic window of Tatumella citrea includes the following:
- a CDS encoding MFS transporter, which yields MSAWSRPVLLLLSGLLLLTIAVAVLNTLVPLWLSHDQFATWQVGVVSSAYFTGNLLGTIIAGRVIRRLGFNRSYYIATIVFAIATCALLATGGFPGWTVWRFLAGIGCALVWVVVESALLCSGTLSNRGRLLAAYMIVYYGATVLGQLLVSFFPDDVGYMIPMLVMFIVVALLPLFFARISTPQMAEEAGTPKIRNMFTRSSSRLGINGCILSGIVLGSLYGLLPLYLSHRGMSDANVGYWMALLVSAAILGQWPVGRLADRFGRLTVLRVQVFMVILGAVAMLSQLAMVPALFVLGCSCFTLYPVAMSWACEKVAHHELIAMNQALLLSYTVGSLVGPGMISLLMERYSDNVLFTMIAAVSFVYLLMLLRKANHQTTPVAHA from the coding sequence ATGTCTGCATGGTCCCGTCCTGTCTTGCTTTTACTTTCCGGTTTATTGTTACTGACTATCGCGGTGGCGGTATTAAATACACTGGTACCATTATGGTTGTCCCATGATCAGTTCGCTACCTGGCAGGTGGGCGTGGTGAGTTCTGCCTATTTTACAGGGAATCTGTTAGGAACAATCATTGCCGGGCGTGTAATAAGAAGACTGGGCTTTAATCGTAGTTATTACATAGCCACCATCGTGTTTGCGATAGCTACCTGTGCACTGTTGGCCACTGGTGGTTTTCCCGGATGGACAGTCTGGCGTTTTCTGGCCGGGATCGGATGTGCACTGGTTTGGGTGGTGGTAGAAAGTGCCTTACTTTGTTCAGGTACGTTAAGTAACCGTGGACGGTTACTGGCCGCCTATATGATTGTTTATTACGGCGCGACGGTCCTTGGGCAATTACTGGTGAGTTTTTTCCCGGACGATGTTGGTTATATGATCCCAATGCTGGTGATGTTTATTGTCGTGGCATTATTACCGTTGTTTTTTGCCCGCATCAGTACTCCACAAATGGCAGAAGAGGCCGGCACCCCAAAAATTCGCAATATGTTTACCCGAAGCTCGTCACGTCTTGGGATTAACGGCTGTATTCTGTCTGGTATTGTGCTGGGATCTTTGTACGGCTTGCTGCCGTTATATCTTTCTCACCGGGGTATGAGTGACGCGAATGTAGGTTACTGGATGGCGTTGCTGGTCAGTGCTGCGATTCTTGGTCAGTGGCCGGTAGGAAGGTTGGCAGATCGTTTTGGCCGGCTGACTGTGCTGCGGGTGCAGGTTTTCATGGTCATCCTGGGCGCTGTCGCGATGTTATCTCAGCTGGCAATGGTTCCGGCATTGTTTGTGTTGGGCTGCTCCTGCTTCACTCTCTACCCAGTAGCAATGTCATGGGCATGTGAGAAGGTTGCTCATCATGAACTGATTGCAATGAATCAGGCACTATTGCTGAGTTATACGGTGGGAAGTCTGGTTGGTCCGGGGATGATCTCACTGCTGATGGAACGTTATTCAGATAATGTTTTATTTACTATGATTGCTGCAGTGTCGTTCGTGTATCTACTGATGCTGCTGCGTAAGGCCAATCATCAGACCACTCCGGTGGCACATGCCTGA